In Flavobacterium endoglycinae, one DNA window encodes the following:
- a CDS encoding cytochrome ubiquinol oxidase subunit I, giving the protein MEEMLFYDRMQFAFTITFHYLFPQLTMGLSLIIVYFKWKYLKTKNEQYNHATHFWMKIFALNFAMGVVTGIPMEFQFGTNWAKFSELTGGIIGQTLAMEGMFSFFLESSFLGIFLFGEKLLGHKWHFVTGLLIMIGSWASGFLIIATHSWMQNPVGYEILENGKFVLNNFQALFLNPWLWPSYLHNQAASMVTSSFVVAGIGAFYILSKKNISFGKLFLKTGVIFGLISSIVVAVPTGDLLAKNVVKYQPVTFAGMEGIFHTEKKGSEIVLIGQPDVKDKKLDNKIAVPNILSFLTYGNWDQEIKGLDQFEEDLHPTNISGLYYAYHIMVGLGTVFIGLMVLSLFQLIRGKLFQTKWLLWSLMFMMPFPYIANTTGWYTAELGRQPWLVYNLMRTASGASPTVSSGNTLFTLLGFIGLYLLLGMLFLLLVGKIINKGPHHVELSTEKI; this is encoded by the coding sequence ATGGAAGAAATGCTCTTTTATGACCGAATGCAATTCGCGTTCACCATTACTTTTCATTATCTTTTTCCACAACTTACAATGGGTCTTTCGCTCATCATTGTTTACTTCAAGTGGAAATATCTAAAAACGAAAAACGAACAATACAATCACGCCACCCATTTCTGGATGAAAATCTTCGCTCTCAATTTTGCAATGGGAGTTGTTACTGGAATTCCAATGGAGTTTCAGTTTGGAACCAATTGGGCAAAATTCTCCGAATTAACGGGAGGAATTATTGGGCAAACCCTCGCTATGGAAGGAATGTTTTCCTTCTTTCTCGAATCTTCTTTCTTGGGAATATTTTTATTTGGCGAAAAACTTCTCGGACACAAATGGCATTTTGTAACTGGATTATTAATTATGATCGGTTCCTGGGCCAGCGGATTTTTAATCATTGCCACGCATTCCTGGATGCAGAATCCAGTTGGTTATGAAATCTTAGAAAACGGAAAATTTGTATTGAATAATTTTCAAGCATTATTTTTAAATCCTTGGCTTTGGCCTTCTTATTTGCATAATCAAGCCGCTTCTATGGTAACGAGTTCTTTTGTCGTTGCGGGAATTGGAGCTTTCTATATTCTAAGTAAAAAGAACATTTCTTTTGGCAAATTGTTCTTGAAAACAGGAGTTATTTTCGGATTGATTTCGAGTATTGTTGTCGCTGTTCCAACAGGTGATTTACTGGCTAAAAATGTCGTAAAATACCAGCCTGTAACTTTTGCCGGAATGGAAGGGATTTTTCATACCGAGAAAAAAGGTTCTGAAATTGTCTTAATTGGACAGCCCGATGTAAAAGACAAAAAACTAGATAATAAAATCGCCGTTCCTAATATTTTGAGTTTCCTAACTTACGGAAATTGGGATCAGGAAATTAAAGGTTTAGATCAGTTTGAAGAAGATTTACACCCAACTAATATTTCGGGGTTGTATTATGCCTACCATATTATGGTTGGACTCGGAACTGTTTTTATTGGATTAATGGTGCTTTCACTTTTTCAATTAATCAGAGGAAAATTATTCCAAACCAAATGGCTATTGTGGTCGCTGATGTTCATGATGCCGTTTCCATATATAGCCAACACCACAGGTTGGTACACAGCCGAATTAGGAAGACAGCCTTGGCTGGTTTACAATTTAATGCGAACTGCATCTGGCGCTTCGCCAACCGTTTCTTCTGGAAATACCTTATTTACATTACTTGGTTTTATTGGTTTATACCTTTTACTAGGAATGTTGTTTTTGCTTTTGGTTGGAAAAATTATCAATAAAGGACCGCATCATGTGGAACTTTCAACAGAAAAAATATAA
- a CDS encoding HD domain-containing protein has translation MNTQHLLDQIAFIKEIDKVKYIQRKTKLFNSDRCENDAEHSWHLALMAIVLAEHSNEPIDVLKVVKMVLIHDIVEIDAGDVFIYDTIKNHSNTDEERLAANRIFGLLPKNQAEEFISIWEEFEAGETNEAKFAKSMDRLEPLLQNTSNNGGTWKEFGVKYEKVYEKKSVIKEGSKSIWNYAEGLINESVEKGILEK, from the coding sequence ATGAACACACAACACTTATTAGATCAAATTGCTTTTATAAAAGAAATTGATAAAGTAAAATACATTCAGCGCAAAACAAAATTATTCAACAGCGACAGGTGCGAAAATGACGCAGAACACAGCTGGCATCTGGCTTTAATGGCGATTGTTCTGGCAGAACATTCAAATGAGCCAATTGATGTTTTGAAAGTGGTGAAAATGGTCTTAATTCATGATATTGTAGAAATTGATGCTGGTGATGTGTTTATTTATGACACCATAAAAAATCATTCCAATACAGATGAAGAACGTTTGGCGGCTAATAGGATTTTTGGTTTACTTCCTAAAAATCAAGCCGAAGAATTCATTTCTATTTGGGAAGAATTTGAAGCTGGAGAAACCAACGAAGCCAAATTTGCTAAATCAATGGACAGATTAGAACCTCTGTTACAAAATACTTCCAACAACGGCGGAACTTGGAAAGAGTTTGGAGTGAAATATGAAAAAGTGTACGAAAAGAAAAGCGTCATAAAAGAAGGCTCAAAATCGATTTGGAATTACGCTGAAGGTTTGATTAACGAAAGTGTTGAAAAAGGAATTTTGGAGAAATGA
- a CDS encoding Crp/Fnr family transcriptional regulator, whose amino-acid sequence MNHSLKTIFPNFSNELIAVIEENGSLQDFEAGTILMRTGQYIKNTVLITKGKIKIYREGEDGGEFLMYYLQPGQACAISMICTAKSEKSQIMAKVVEDVTVMMIPLQLMDKWMMEHRSWYEFVIETYRSRFEEVLEVVDNIAFRSMDERLEFYLKRHSDACGCSEVNLSHQEIATELNTSREVVSRLLKKMEQRGLVKLNRNQIELLK is encoded by the coding sequence ATGAATCATTCATTAAAAACCATCTTTCCTAATTTCTCAAACGAACTTATCGCTGTAATTGAAGAAAACGGAAGTTTACAAGATTTTGAAGCCGGAACTATTTTAATGCGTACTGGACAATATATTAAAAACACAGTTTTAATTACAAAAGGGAAAATTAAAATTTACCGTGAAGGCGAAGATGGCGGCGAATTTTTAATGTATTACTTACAGCCTGGTCAAGCCTGTGCCATCTCAATGATCTGCACAGCCAAAAGTGAAAAAAGCCAGATCATGGCAAAAGTAGTCGAAGATGTTACGGTTATGATGATTCCGCTGCAGTTGATGGATAAATGGATGATGGAACACCGTTCTTGGTACGAATTTGTCATTGAAACCTACCGAAGCCGTTTTGAAGAAGTTCTGGAAGTAGTCGATAATATTGCTTTTCGTTCTATGGATGAGCGTTTGGAATTTTATTTAAAAAGGCATTCTGATGCCTGCGGTTGTTCTGAAGTGAATCTTTCGCATCAGGAAATTGCAACCGAATTAAATACTTCTCGTGAAGTTGTTTCAAGATTACTAAAAAAAATGGAACAGCGCGGTCTTGTCAAACTTAATCGAAACCAAATTGAACTTTTAAAATAA
- a CDS encoding Panacea domain-containing protein, with product MPYSALFMSGKILERAQEEGEGISNMKLQKLLYIANGIYLVKHGTPLIEEPIKAWKYGPVVEKVYYEFKKYGNESIKEIPWEYQQYKSKVKLDEDAEEAVTFVLEVAKKLSAIQLSNWTHAENSPWTKAKLQKDSLISENDMKIFFEQFFNPELQNAE from the coding sequence ATGCCGTATTCAGCTCTATTTATGTCTGGAAAAATACTTGAACGTGCTCAAGAGGAAGGAGAAGGAATATCTAATATGAAATTGCAAAAACTCCTCTATATTGCTAATGGTATATACTTAGTTAAACATGGAACACCATTGATAGAAGAACCTATAAAAGCTTGGAAGTATGGTCCTGTTGTTGAAAAGGTTTACTACGAGTTTAAAAAATATGGCAACGAAAGTATTAAAGAAATACCTTGGGAATATCAGCAATACAAATCAAAAGTTAAATTAGATGAAGATGCAGAAGAAGCGGTTACTTTTGTTTTAGAAGTTGCTAAAAAACTTTCAGCAATTCAATTATCAAATTGGACTCATGCAGAAAATTCTCCGTGGACAAAAGCAAAACTTCAAAAAGACTCCCTCATTTCTGAAAATGATATGAAAATCTTTTTTGAACAATTTTTTAATCCAGAGCTTCAAAATGCTGAATAA
- a CDS encoding sulfite exporter TauE/SafE family protein, protein MEYLGYFASIIIGISLGLIGGGGSILTIPILVYLFKVNPDQATSYSLFIVGLTALFGSYSHYKMGNLKLKSALYFAIPSVISILIIREVIFPQIASTIFSIASYSVSKDFLIMIVFSILMITAAISMIKKNVTEIKGTETNYIQLSIIGFLVGIVTGFLGAGGGFLIIPALLFFAKLPMKQAVGTSLLIITINSSIGFGGDLYIGTPIDYTFLLGVSGMALLGMLIGSQLSKKIDGARLKPLFGWFVLVMGFYIITKEVLF, encoded by the coding sequence ATGGAATATTTAGGTTATTTTGCTTCGATTATTATCGGGATTTCGCTGGGATTAATTGGCGGAGGCGGTTCTATCTTGACTATTCCTATTTTGGTGTATTTATTTAAAGTAAATCCAGATCAGGCAACTTCCTATTCTTTATTTATTGTGGGATTGACCGCTTTGTTTGGCAGTTACAGTCATTACAAAATGGGAAATCTGAAATTAAAATCGGCATTGTATTTTGCCATTCCTTCTGTTATTTCGATTTTGATTATTCGTGAAGTTATTTTCCCGCAGATTGCTTCAACCATTTTTTCGATTGCCTCTTATTCTGTTTCAAAAGACTTTCTGATTATGATTGTCTTTTCAATCTTAATGATAACAGCTGCTATTTCGATGATTAAAAAAAATGTAACCGAGATAAAAGGAACGGAAACCAATTATATACAACTAAGCATTATTGGATTCCTAGTTGGAATTGTAACCGGATTTCTGGGAGCTGGAGGCGGATTCTTAATAATTCCTGCCTTGTTGTTTTTTGCCAAATTACCCATGAAACAAGCCGTGGGAACTTCACTACTAATCATCACTATTAATTCATCAATAGGATTTGGAGGCGATTTATACATCGGAACTCCTATTGATTATACTTTTCTGTTAGGTGTATCTGGAATGGCACTTCTCGGAATGTTAATCGGGAGCCAGCTTTCTAAAAAAATAGACGGAGCCCGATTAAAACCTCTTTTTGGCTGGTTTGTACTCGTAATGGGATTTTACATCATTACTAAAGAAGTTTTATTTTAA
- the cydB gene encoding cytochrome d ubiquinol oxidase subunit II: MEFFWYVVLMGILAVYLVLDGYDFGAGIIHLFFADTERDKKVITNSIGPFWDANEVWLIAAGGVLFFAFPTLYASSFSGFYLPLIMILWLLIFRAIGLEMRGQVHNHMWEAIWDKAFGIASLLLALFFGIALGNIVRGVNLGMVQNGVSTQEPHFFFLPLWNPTFSPQANELGIIDWFTLFLGIVSVVALTIHGANWIIYKTNSALNPKLKKVVFALNIVLLVLVCISLQVWHFIEPEPFHNFVENPILWFFPLLTFIGILGLFKVRSYKKDGYGFLFSTLFLLGGFASTAVSIFPNVLPSTNKINPSLTIYNTAAHEYGLNAGLSWFFVALFLVIIYFVIQYRVFSGKMDDIGYGEH, from the coding sequence ATGGAATTTTTTTGGTACGTAGTTTTAATGGGAATTCTGGCTGTTTATCTGGTTTTAGACGGTTATGATTTTGGAGCAGGAATTATTCATTTATTTTTTGCCGATACAGAAAGAGATAAAAAAGTAATCACCAATTCGATTGGTCCGTTTTGGGATGCCAATGAAGTTTGGTTGATTGCAGCTGGAGGCGTTTTGTTTTTTGCATTTCCAACTTTATATGCTTCTTCTTTCAGCGGATTTTATCTGCCTTTGATTATGATTTTATGGCTTTTGATTTTCCGAGCTATCGGATTAGAGATGCGCGGACAAGTACACAATCATATGTGGGAAGCGATTTGGGATAAAGCCTTCGGAATTGCGAGTTTACTTTTGGCGCTTTTCTTCGGAATAGCTTTAGGAAATATTGTTCGTGGTGTAAACCTCGGAATGGTTCAAAACGGAGTTTCGACACAAGAACCGCATTTTTTCTTCCTGCCTTTGTGGAATCCAACTTTTAGTCCGCAGGCAAATGAATTAGGAATTATCGACTGGTTTACGCTTTTCTTAGGAATTGTGAGTGTTGTCGCATTGACGATTCACGGTGCAAACTGGATTATTTATAAAACAAATTCGGCTTTGAATCCTAAATTGAAAAAAGTAGTTTTTGCTTTGAATATTGTTTTACTGGTTTTGGTTTGTATTTCATTACAAGTATGGCATTTTATTGAACCTGAACCTTTTCATAATTTTGTTGAAAATCCAATTCTGTGGTTTTTTCCATTGCTGACATTTATTGGAATTTTAGGTTTATTTAAAGTTCGTTCGTACAAAAAAGATGGTTACGGATTTCTGTTTTCGACTTTGTTTTTATTGGGAGGATTTGCTTCGACAGCGGTTTCGATTTTCCCTAATGTTCTGCCTTCAACAAATAAAATAAATCCGTCTTTAACGATTTATAACACTGCCGCTCACGAATACGGATTAAATGCGGGATTGAGCTGGTTTTTTGTCGCTTTGTTTCTCGTAATTATTTATTTTGTTATTCAATATCGTGTTTTCAGTGGGAAAATGGATGATATTGGATATGGGGAGCATTGA
- a CDS encoding helix-turn-helix transcriptional regulator: MSTLNRPKNIGRNISRIRELRGMKQGALADAIGTSQQTISSIETSETVEFEKLVQIAKALGVTVEAIENFTEESVFNFFNNFYDNSANNGQAASGPIFTFNPLDKMVELYERLVQAEKELVQAEREKVEYLEKLLKK, encoded by the coding sequence ATGAGCACATTAAACAGACCTAAAAATATTGGCCGAAACATAAGCCGAATTAGAGAACTTCGCGGGATGAAACAAGGAGCACTTGCTGATGCAATTGGTACAAGCCAGCAGACTATTTCAAGTATTGAAACCAGCGAAACTGTCGAATTTGAAAAATTGGTACAAATTGCAAAAGCTCTTGGCGTGACGGTAGAAGCAATTGAAAATTTTACAGAAGAATCTGTTTTTAATTTCTTCAATAATTTTTATGATAATAGTGCAAATAATGGTCAAGCTGCGTCTGGACCTATTTTTACTTTTAATCCTTTAGATAAGATGGTTGAACTTTATGAACGGTTGGTTCAGGCTGAAAAAGAATTAGTTCAGGCAGAAAGGGAAAAGGTAGAATATTTAGAAAAACTGCTTAAAAAATAA